The following are encoded in a window of Roseimaritima ulvae genomic DNA:
- a CDS encoding nucleoside hydrolase: MSMLVATAIPSALADQNSSPVPLIFDTDLGNDCDDALAMGVIHALQSRGECELLAVTITKDHELAAPFADVINTFYGRGDIPIGVCRSGVTNQAGKFNVLAKQSDRYPHDLKSGKDAPDAVTVLRKALASQDDGSVVIAQVGFSTNLANLLASEPDDISPLSGKDLVAKKVRLLSVMAGAFTQIRNGKGELHDHKEYNVVKDIPAAQAVCKDWPTAIVWSGYEIGKNLPYPHQSILQDYQYVDHHPLAEAYTVYNPPPHNRPTWDLTSVLHAVRPDRGYFDLSPPGRVSIADDGLTTFEPSADGRDRYLVIHDHQKGRTIEALVQLSSQPPK; this comes from the coding sequence ATGAGCATGCTGGTTGCGACTGCCATACCGTCCGCACTTGCTGATCAAAATAGCTCCCCCGTTCCCTTGATTTTCGATACGGACCTGGGCAACGACTGCGACGATGCTCTGGCCATGGGTGTGATCCATGCCTTGCAGTCGCGCGGCGAATGTGAGTTGTTAGCGGTCACGATTACCAAGGATCATGAACTTGCAGCTCCCTTTGCCGACGTGATCAACACGTTTTACGGCCGCGGCGATATTCCCATTGGTGTCTGCCGCAGCGGAGTGACCAACCAGGCCGGTAAATTTAACGTGCTGGCTAAGCAATCGGATCGCTATCCCCACGATCTAAAATCCGGCAAAGACGCTCCCGACGCCGTCACCGTACTTCGCAAAGCATTGGCGTCCCAGGACGACGGCAGCGTGGTGATCGCTCAAGTCGGTTTCTCTACCAACTTGGCCAACCTGCTGGCTTCCGAACCCGACGATATCAGCCCGCTGTCCGGCAAAGACCTGGTGGCCAAGAAAGTACGTCTGCTGTCCGTGATGGCCGGCGCCTTCACACAAATCCGAAATGGCAAAGGGGAGCTGCACGATCACAAGGAATACAACGTGGTCAAGGACATCCCCGCGGCCCAGGCGGTCTGCAAGGATTGGCCAACCGCGATTGTGTGGAGCGGGTATGAGATTGGCAAGAATCTGCCGTATCCCCACCAAAGTATCTTGCAGGATTACCAATACGTCGATCACCACCCCCTGGCTGAAGCCTACACGGTGTACAACCCGCCGCCCCACAACCGCCCGACATGGGATTTAACCTCGGTCCTGCATGCCGTCCGTCCCGATAGAGGCTACTTTGATCTCTCGCCTCCCGGTCGGGTTTCGATCGCCGATGACGGCTTGACGACCTTTGAGCCATCCGCCGACGGCCGTGATCGATATCTGGTCATTCACGACCACCAGAAAGGCCGCACGATCGAAGCTTTGGTGCAACTCTCCAGTCAGCCGCCAAAATAG
- the rbsK gene encoding ribokinase — translation MNQTSATSHPAPKIVVLGSINMDLVVRCARLPLPGQTVLADSSAEFCGGKGANQAVAAAVAGADVTMIGAVGDDAFADRLLNNLRQHGIHDACVARRVDQASGLAVISVDQQGQNSIVVVSGANGSVSPADVRAAEAIIEGCDLLLVQLEIPLDTVLAGIKLAQQAGVKVVLDPAPAPSDVPPELLKVDVLCPNESEAAELTGRPVESLDDARRAAETLHHRGADHVALTLGERGTLLYSQGTSEIIPAYPIDAVDTTAAGDAFAGAFATRWSQTGDLQEAVRYANAAGALAASQHGAQASMANHQSIENLIRSQV, via the coding sequence ATGAATCAAACGTCTGCCACCTCCCATCCCGCCCCCAAGATCGTTGTCCTGGGGTCAATCAACATGGACCTGGTCGTTCGCTGCGCCCGGCTGCCACTGCCGGGGCAAACGGTACTGGCGGATTCCTCCGCTGAATTCTGTGGTGGCAAAGGCGCAAACCAAGCGGTCGCGGCGGCGGTTGCCGGCGCCGACGTCACCATGATCGGGGCTGTCGGAGACGACGCCTTTGCCGACCGGCTGCTAAACAACCTCCGGCAGCATGGCATCCACGATGCCTGTGTCGCTCGACGCGTCGACCAAGCCAGCGGACTGGCCGTCATCTCGGTGGATCAGCAGGGTCAAAACTCGATCGTCGTCGTCTCCGGCGCCAACGGCTCGGTGTCGCCAGCGGACGTTCGCGCCGCGGAAGCGATTATCGAGGGGTGCGATTTGCTGTTGGTGCAACTGGAAATCCCGCTGGACACCGTGCTGGCGGGCATCAAGTTGGCTCAGCAAGCCGGTGTGAAAGTGGTTCTCGACCCGGCCCCGGCGCCAAGCGACGTTCCGCCTGAATTGCTGAAAGTGGACGTGCTTTGTCCCAACGAATCGGAAGCCGCCGAATTGACCGGCCGTCCCGTCGAATCGCTGGACGACGCCCGTCGAGCCGCCGAAACGTTGCATCACAGAGGAGCCGATCACGTCGCGCTCACGCTGGGCGAGCGAGGTACGTTGCTGTACAGCCAAGGCACATCGGAAATCATCCCGGCGTACCCCATTGATGCGGTGGACACTACCGCCGCGGGCGATGCCTTTGCCGGAGCGTTTGCCACCCGCTGGTCGCAGACGGGCGATTTGCAAGAGGCCGTTCGCTACGCCAACGCCGCCGGGGCACTGGCCGCCTCGCAGCACGGCGCCCAGGCCAGCATGGCCAATCATCAATCCATCGAAAACCTGATAAGGTCTCAAGTATGA
- a CDS encoding sugar ABC transporter substrate-binding protein, protein MKTFLNLGLCLGLCLFALLAGCGPKSTSTDPAADGAPEKPRVALIMKSLANEFFSTMAKGAEQHQAEHSDQYTLVVNGIKDERDLSRQVSLVEEMVASGVDAIVIAPADSKALVPALRRAKQAGIVVINIDNQLDQDILQQEDVVIPFVGPDNLAGAKKVGDHLAKALEGSSNKVAILEGIRTSFNAQQRLLGFQAAMDEAGITIVDSQSAEWEMSKANTIASSMLSEHPDIAAILAANDSMALGAVAAVKTAGRSGEVKIVGFDNITAIQTAIREGKVLATADQHGDQLAVFGIEAALQEIKGEPVSENVETPVDLVTSQTLSTP, encoded by the coding sequence ATGAAAACTTTCTTAAATTTAGGTCTTTGCCTAGGTCTGTGCCTGTTCGCCCTGCTGGCAGGTTGCGGCCCCAAGTCGACTTCCACGGATCCAGCGGCGGACGGCGCCCCAGAGAAACCTCGGGTTGCCTTGATCATGAAGTCCCTGGCCAACGAATTCTTTTCGACGATGGCTAAAGGAGCTGAACAGCATCAAGCTGAGCACTCCGACCAGTACACGCTGGTCGTTAACGGCATCAAGGACGAGCGTGACCTCAGCCGCCAAGTTTCTCTGGTGGAAGAAATGGTAGCTAGTGGCGTGGATGCGATTGTGATCGCGCCGGCCGATTCCAAGGCCCTGGTCCCCGCCCTGCGTCGCGCCAAGCAGGCAGGCATCGTGGTTATCAATATCGACAACCAACTGGACCAGGATATTTTGCAGCAAGAAGATGTGGTGATTCCCTTCGTCGGTCCGGACAATCTGGCCGGCGCCAAGAAGGTCGGCGACCACTTGGCAAAAGCTCTAGAGGGCAGCTCTAACAAGGTGGCCATTCTGGAAGGCATCCGCACGTCCTTCAACGCTCAGCAGCGATTGCTGGGTTTTCAAGCCGCGATGGATGAGGCGGGCATCACGATCGTCGACAGCCAGTCGGCCGAATGGGAAATGAGTAAAGCGAATACGATCGCCTCCTCGATGTTGAGCGAGCACCCGGACATCGCGGCGATTCTAGCGGCCAACGATTCGATGGCGTTGGGAGCCGTGGCGGCGGTGAAGACGGCCGGACGAAGCGGCGAAGTGAAAATTGTCGGCTTCGATAATATCACCGCCATTCAAACCGCCATCCGCGAAGGAAAGGTGCTGGCCACGGCCGACCAACACGGTGACCAGTTGGCCGTCTTTGGAATCGAAGCCGCCCTGCAAGAAATCAAGGGCGAACCGGTCAGTGAAAATGTGGAAACGCCCGTCGACCTGGTCACCTCGCAGACTCTGTCGACCCCATAA
- a CDS encoding sugar ABC transporter ATP-binding protein, giving the protein MDAPLLQTRGLTKRYGDVTVLDDVSMEVRGGEIHALLGANGAGKSTLCKIISGLTPASDGSMQLGGVDFNPQAKQQAEAAGVEIVQQELNLIGTLSVAENIFLTRLPSLRGVLRQRQLHQQTRAQLDRFGLTDVPTHAAVETLGVGRQQMVEITTALARQCRLLILDEPTAALSGSESEQLFAHLRSLRDQGVGILYISHRLDEVAQLTDRITILRDGKFVATRNTSSASTDEMVDLMSGQNLANKRSAHTCHRRDEIAMRVRSLSNAVVRDVSFEVRRGERLGITGLVGSGRTELLRAIFGADVATTGSVFLQGDSQGRRFQSPSQAVQAGLAMVTEDRKQNGLLLSQSISTNTSLSSLQARFSRMGLIKGREERRAAQRWVDELETRCQDIDQPAGTLSGGNQQKVVVSKWLVRDAEVFLFDEPTRGIDVAARRRIYRLLESLAAEGKASVIVSSDLEELFEICDAIAVMCEGRLVDVFQRDQWSHEKIMQASFSGYVK; this is encoded by the coding sequence ATGGACGCTCCTCTACTGCAGACGCGAGGACTGACCAAACGCTATGGGGACGTCACCGTTTTAGATGACGTCTCGATGGAAGTTCGCGGCGGCGAGATTCACGCTTTGCTGGGCGCCAACGGAGCAGGAAAGAGTACGCTGTGCAAAATCATCAGCGGCCTGACCCCGGCTTCCGATGGATCGATGCAGCTGGGCGGAGTGGATTTCAACCCACAAGCCAAACAACAGGCCGAAGCTGCGGGCGTCGAAATCGTCCAGCAGGAACTGAATTTGATCGGCACGCTTTCGGTTGCCGAAAATATCTTCCTGACGCGACTGCCCAGCCTGCGGGGCGTTTTGCGACAACGACAACTGCACCAACAGACGCGAGCCCAACTGGATCGCTTCGGTTTGACAGACGTCCCCACCCACGCCGCGGTGGAAACGCTCGGAGTGGGACGCCAACAAATGGTCGAGATCACCACGGCTCTGGCGCGGCAGTGTCGACTGTTGATCCTGGACGAACCCACCGCCGCGCTGTCGGGCAGCGAATCCGAACAACTATTCGCTCACTTGCGGTCGCTGCGTGATCAAGGCGTGGGCATCCTCTACATCAGCCATCGACTGGACGAGGTTGCTCAACTGACCGACCGCATCACAATCCTTCGCGACGGCAAGTTCGTCGCCACACGCAACACAAGTTCGGCATCCACCGACGAGATGGTGGATTTGATGAGCGGTCAGAACCTCGCCAACAAGCGGTCCGCCCACACCTGCCATCGTCGCGACGAAATCGCCATGCGAGTGCGTTCGCTTAGTAACGCCGTGGTGCGAGACGTATCGTTTGAGGTGCGTCGCGGTGAACGGTTGGGGATCACTGGACTGGTGGGCTCGGGGCGCACGGAACTGCTGCGAGCGATCTTTGGTGCGGACGTCGCCACCACCGGCAGTGTCTTCCTGCAGGGCGATTCCCAAGGGCGGCGGTTCCAAAGCCCCAGCCAAGCCGTGCAGGCGGGGTTGGCCATGGTGACCGAAGACCGCAAACAAAACGGACTGCTGCTGTCGCAATCGATCAGTACCAATACCTCCCTCAGCAGTTTGCAGGCACGCTTTTCACGGATGGGGCTAATCAAGGGCCGTGAAGAAAGACGGGCGGCGCAGCGTTGGGTCGATGAACTGGAAACCCGCTGCCAGGATATCGACCAGCCGGCCGGAACGTTGAGCGGCGGGAATCAACAAAAAGTCGTCGTCTCGAAATGGTTGGTCCGCGACGCCGAGGTCTTTCTGTTTGACGAACCGACTCGCGGGATCGACGTGGCGGCCCGCCGTCGCATCTATCGGTTGCTGGAATCCTTGGCCGCCGAAGGCAAGGCGTCGGTGATTGTCAGCAGCGACCTGGAAGAACTGTTCGAGATTTGTGATGCCATCGCCGTGATGTGTGAAGGGCGTTTGGTGGATGTGTTTCAGCGAGACCAATGGAGTCATGAAAAGATTATGCAGGCATCGTTTTCGGGTTATGTGAAATGA
- a CDS encoding ABC transporter permease yields MKQSKWTQSLVQYGGLLAVLLIMVIVFSLSSQNFFQMSTLVTIANQVPALTFLAVGMTLVLIVGGIDLSVGSLLALSSAVLGVLMANHGWSIWTSLGVALLVGGLAGLINGAISVGLGIPSFIVTLGMLEIARGATKVVTDSQSVFIGSRVEWFGQPLAGMLLSPAFITAVLAVIVGQFVLTQTVFGRYCVAIGTNAEAVRMSGIRSAPYAIAVFGISGLMCGLAGLAQTSRLSTADPNGAIGDELHAIAACVIGGTSLMGGRGSVISSFIGVLIIQVLETGLASIGVPDEHKQIITGIVIVVAVLLDALRSRWGKTT; encoded by the coding sequence ATGAAGCAATCCAAGTGGACTCAATCACTCGTCCAATACGGCGGGCTGCTGGCTGTGCTGTTGATAATGGTCATCGTCTTTAGCCTCAGCAGCCAGAATTTTTTTCAAATGTCGACCTTGGTGACGATCGCCAATCAAGTCCCTGCGCTGACGTTTTTGGCCGTGGGCATGACGCTGGTGTTGATCGTGGGCGGTATCGATCTGTCCGTGGGGTCGCTGTTGGCGTTGTCGTCTGCGGTGTTGGGGGTGCTGATGGCCAACCACGGCTGGTCGATCTGGACTTCGCTGGGCGTGGCCTTGCTGGTGGGAGGGCTGGCCGGCCTGATCAACGGAGCGATCTCGGTGGGCTTAGGCATCCCTTCGTTTATCGTCACGCTGGGGATGCTGGAGATCGCTCGCGGGGCCACCAAGGTGGTCACCGATTCGCAGTCCGTTTTTATTGGCAGCCGAGTAGAATGGTTTGGGCAACCGTTGGCGGGAATGTTGCTGTCTCCGGCCTTTATCACCGCCGTGCTGGCCGTGATCGTCGGCCAGTTCGTACTGACGCAAACCGTGTTTGGCCGCTACTGCGTGGCCATTGGCACCAATGCCGAAGCGGTGCGGATGTCGGGGATTCGTTCCGCCCCGTATGCGATTGCCGTGTTTGGGATCAGCGGCCTGATGTGCGGGCTGGCGGGACTGGCCCAAACGTCTCGTTTATCGACAGCGGATCCCAACGGAGCGATCGGAGATGAATTGCACGCCATCGCCGCTTGCGTGATCGGGGGCACCAGTTTGATGGGCGGCCGTGGCAGCGTGATCAGCTCGTTCATCGGGGTGTTGATCATCCAAGTCCTGGAAACCGGCCTCGCCTCGATCGGCGTGCCCGATGAACACAAACAAATCATTACTGGAATCGTCATCGTGGTAGCCGTCTTGCTGGATGCACTACGAAGTCGTTGGGGAAAAACAACATGA
- a CDS encoding nucleoside hydrolase — protein MKNITCLLLLILAPLSRASAEEPLHVIFDTDITGDVDDVLALAMLHTLADRGECVIDAVTISKINPLTAPFVDAVNTFYGRGEIPIGVTRDAQHRDSLYLHLVKEREGDRFRYPHDLLSSDDAPDAVEVLRRVLAEADDHSVAIVQVGLATNLADLLDSPADDISPLDGRELVSKKVRLASIMAGAFSPVRGNPRYLEANVKNGIDAMQRFAENWPDTVPVVWSDFGIGIATRYPRKSIARDFGYRKHHIVSEAYLAYCGPDHDRPSWDLTSVLYAVRPDEGYFKLSQPGRVSVADDGYTSFTPVADGRDRYLILPPGTASRVITTQRALVSQPPVQRSANE, from the coding sequence ATGAAAAACATCACATGCTTGCTGCTGCTTATTCTGGCTCCGCTATCCCGGGCCAGCGCCGAGGAACCACTGCACGTGATCTTCGACACCGACATCACAGGCGATGTTGATGATGTGCTGGCACTGGCCATGTTGCATACGCTGGCCGATCGCGGCGAGTGCGTGATCGACGCGGTCACGATCTCGAAGATCAATCCGTTGACCGCCCCCTTCGTGGATGCGGTCAACACGTTTTATGGACGCGGCGAGATTCCCATCGGTGTGACGCGCGATGCCCAGCACCGCGACAGCCTGTACCTGCATCTGGTCAAAGAGCGTGAGGGCGATCGGTTTCGCTACCCCCATGATTTGTTGTCCAGCGACGACGCACCGGACGCCGTCGAGGTGCTGCGGCGAGTATTAGCCGAAGCGGACGATCACTCGGTCGCCATCGTCCAGGTTGGCCTGGCAACGAACCTGGCCGATTTGCTGGACAGCCCCGCCGACGACATCAGCCCGCTGGATGGACGAGAGTTGGTGTCTAAAAAGGTACGCCTGGCTTCCATCATGGCAGGCGCCTTTTCGCCGGTCCGTGGCAATCCACGATACCTGGAAGCCAACGTCAAAAACGGCATCGACGCCATGCAGCGTTTTGCTGAAAATTGGCCCGACACCGTGCCGGTGGTGTGGAGCGACTTTGGCATCGGGATCGCCACCCGCTATCCGCGCAAGAGTATCGCCAGGGATTTCGGCTATCGAAAACATCACATTGTATCGGAGGCGTATCTGGCCTACTGCGGCCCCGATCATGACCGGCCCAGCTGGGACCTAACCAGCGTGTTGTATGCGGTACGTCCGGACGAAGGCTATTTTAAACTCAGTCAGCCGGGACGTGTGTCGGTTGCCGACGATGGCTACACATCTTTCACTCCCGTCGCGGATGGGCGCGACCGCTACCTGATCCTGCCCCCGGGCACAGCCTCCAGGGTCATCACCACGCAGCGGGCTCTGGTCTCGCAACCTCCGGTGCAACGATCCGCAAATGAGTGA
- a CDS encoding arylsulfatase, which produces MKASLVCLVLGLLLPLSLDAAESDQPNIIIVMPDDLAYGDYGCLGNPILQTPAVDAFMKQSLLFTRFHVSPTCAPTRAALMSGRHEFKNGVTHTILERERMSLDTFTLPQMLKTVGYTTGIFGKWHLGDEQAYRPESRGFDEVYIHGAGGIGQTFPGSCGDAPGNTNINPTLWHNGKFVKTTGYCTDLFFDQSIRWMNDRRAAKQPFFAYVSLNAAHGPHVVPDEYCKNYIGKPGVSAKLAKYLGMVENIDTNFGRLLAKLKEWDIEENTLLIYMGTDNGGGISRRIFDSGLRGGKNTVYQGGTLSPVFVRWPAGGVPAGETCDALTAHVDLYPTLAQISGATTTPQMQRQLEGRSLMPLLKNPNAEWADRMLVHHAGRWKEGAAAEAKYTKAAIQNSRFTLVNNQELYDLQNDPGETKNVIAEHPQVVAELRAAYDSWWQDVQPLMVNEDAVGPAINPFQKLYYEQYGGSPTSQDLQKMSRHLKPGGNRSRAEK; this is translated from the coding sequence ATGAAAGCGTCGCTTGTTTGCCTGGTTCTCGGCTTGTTGCTGCCCCTCAGCCTCGACGCTGCGGAATCCGACCAGCCGAACATCATCATCGTGATGCCGGACGACTTGGCTTATGGAGACTATGGCTGCCTCGGCAACCCGATCCTGCAGACGCCTGCGGTGGATGCGTTCATGAAGCAGAGTCTGCTGTTTACACGGTTTCATGTAAGCCCCACCTGTGCACCGACGCGGGCGGCATTGATGAGTGGGCGGCACGAATTTAAGAACGGTGTCACGCACACGATCCTCGAACGCGAACGCATGAGCCTGGACACGTTCACGCTGCCACAGATGCTGAAAACGGTCGGCTACACCACGGGCATCTTCGGCAAATGGCATCTGGGAGATGAGCAAGCCTATCGCCCCGAGAGCCGCGGCTTTGATGAAGTTTACATCCACGGAGCAGGCGGCATTGGCCAGACCTTTCCTGGATCGTGCGGTGACGCACCCGGTAATACAAACATCAACCCAACCCTATGGCACAACGGCAAGTTCGTTAAAACGACGGGGTATTGCACGGACCTGTTCTTTGATCAGTCCATCCGCTGGATGAATGATCGGCGAGCCGCGAAGCAGCCGTTCTTTGCTTACGTCTCGCTCAACGCGGCGCACGGTCCGCATGTCGTGCCGGATGAATACTGCAAGAACTATATCGGCAAGCCGGGCGTCAGCGCGAAGCTGGCAAAGTACCTCGGCATGGTGGAAAACATTGATACGAACTTTGGCAGATTGCTGGCGAAGCTGAAAGAGTGGGACATCGAAGAGAATACGCTGCTGATCTACATGGGCACCGATAATGGCGGTGGGATCAGCCGACGTATCTTCGATTCAGGATTAAGAGGTGGTAAGAACACTGTGTACCAAGGCGGCACGCTGTCACCGGTCTTTGTCCGTTGGCCCGCCGGTGGAGTTCCTGCTGGAGAAACATGTGATGCCCTGACGGCCCACGTGGATTTGTACCCAACCCTTGCTCAGATCAGTGGTGCAACGACGACGCCTCAGATGCAACGCCAACTGGAAGGTCGCAGCCTCATGCCGTTGCTGAAGAACCCGAACGCGGAATGGGCCGACCGCATGCTTGTGCATCACGCCGGACGTTGGAAAGAGGGAGCCGCGGCGGAGGCGAAATACACGAAGGCAGCGATTCAGAATTCGCGTTTCACACTGGTCAACAACCAGGAACTGTATGACCTTCAAAACGATCCGGGCGAGACGAAAAACGTCATCGCCGAACACCCGCAGGTGGTTGCTGAACTGCGCGCCGCGTACGATTCTTGGTGGCAGGATGTGCAACCGCTGATGGTGAATGAAGACGCCGTGGGACCGGCGATCAATCCGTTTCAGAAGCTGTATTACGAGCAGTACGGCGGCAGCCCCACGTCGCAGGATCTGCAAAAGATGAGCCGCCACCTAAAGCCAGGTGGCAATCGGTCACGCGCGGAGAAGTGA
- a CDS encoding sialate O-acetylesterase — protein sequence MLWRPTINDLLRTALTCIVTASLVSTLAFADTAPQTPTSLPAPDGQPADMSQPVQVYILLGQSNMLGAGKIGTADQPGTLTHAVQVKQKYPYLVDESGDWTVRKDVRNVRVMGSGTGRTRQFNSQWLTINGGKIGPEIGIGHHLGHAIDAPVMLLKSCIGNRSLGWDLLPPGSESFVFEDKDKKSGEVKTWHYAGYKESPLRWEQGTEPQPITWYAGMQYDGDIARAKRVLQELEKNYPGANGYEIAGFFFWQGDKDRYDAGHASRYEQNLVHLIKQLRKDFDAPNAKFVCATLGQTEKGAEGNEGRILEAQLAVDGKSGKYDEFRGNVATVYSHPLSQGGASNSHYGGNAETYMDVGEAMGQAMAELLKQ from the coding sequence GTGTTATGGAGACCTACCATTAACGATCTACTACGCACCGCTCTGACATGCATCGTGACGGCTAGCCTGGTCTCGACATTGGCCTTTGCCGATACAGCCCCCCAGACGCCGACCTCGCTGCCAGCTCCCGATGGACAGCCGGCCGATATGAGTCAGCCGGTTCAGGTTTACATTCTGCTGGGCCAGTCCAACATGCTGGGAGCCGGTAAGATCGGGACCGCCGACCAACCGGGAACGCTGACGCACGCTGTGCAGGTGAAGCAGAAGTATCCTTACCTGGTGGACGAGTCCGGCGATTGGACGGTCCGCAAGGATGTCCGTAACGTGCGGGTGATGGGCAGCGGCACCGGCCGTACAAGGCAGTTCAACAGCCAGTGGCTGACCATCAACGGCGGCAAGATCGGCCCCGAGATCGGCATCGGACATCACCTGGGACACGCCATTGACGCGCCGGTGATGCTGCTGAAAAGTTGCATCGGCAACCGCAGCCTGGGCTGGGATCTTCTGCCGCCCGGCAGCGAGTCCTTTGTGTTTGAAGACAAGGACAAAAAGAGCGGCGAGGTGAAGACCTGGCACTACGCTGGTTATAAAGAGTCGCCGTTGCGTTGGGAGCAGGGCACGGAGCCTCAGCCGATCACCTGGTACGCGGGAATGCAGTACGACGGCGATATTGCTCGCGCTAAACGGGTGCTACAGGAATTGGAAAAGAACTATCCAGGCGCGAACGGGTACGAGATCGCGGGCTTCTTCTTTTGGCAGGGCGATAAAGATCGTTACGACGCTGGGCACGCCAGCCGGTACGAACAGAATCTGGTGCACCTGATCAAGCAACTGCGAAAGGATTTTGACGCTCCCAACGCAAAGTTCGTCTGCGCCACGCTGGGGCAAACCGAAAAAGGTGCCGAAGGAAACGAAGGTCGGATTTTGGAAGCTCAGTTGGCCGTCGACGGCAAGTCTGGCAAGTACGACGAGTTCAGAGGCAACGTGGCGACGGTCTACAGCCATCCGCTCTCTCAGGGCGGTGCGTCCAACAGCCACTACGGCGGCAACGCCGAGACCTACATGGACGTCGGAGAAGCGATGGGCCAAGCCATGGCCGAATTGCTCAAGCAATAA